The Deltaproteobacteria bacterium CG11_big_fil_rev_8_21_14_0_20_49_13 genome includes a window with the following:
- a CDS encoding peptide chain release factor-like protein: MLVSTGKLLELANRMEAVGLKEADISEHFIRASGAGGQKVDKTSSCVVLKHIPTGLEVKCQIERSQSLNRFLARRILLEKLEKRCYGAQSAEEQRIWKIRKQKKRRSKKAKEKMLANKRHHAEKKALRQKHRLAVD, translated from the coding sequence ATGTTGGTATCTACCGGAAAACTTTTGGAGCTTGCAAACAGGATGGAGGCTGTGGGACTTAAAGAGGCCGACATCTCGGAACACTTCATTCGCGCATCCGGCGCCGGCGGCCAAAAGGTCGATAAAACCTCTTCGTGCGTGGTGCTTAAACATATTCCAACGGGTCTTGAGGTCAAATGTCAGATAGAGCGGAGTCAGTCGCTTAACCGGTTCCTTGCTAGGAGAATACTTTTAGAAAAACTGGAAAAACGCTGTTATGGCGCTCAAAGCGCGGAAGAACAGCGGATATGGAAGATAAGAAAACAAAAGAAGAGGCGCTCAAAAAAGGCCAAAGAGAAGATGCTTGCGAACAAACGCCATCACGCCGAAAAGAAAGCCCTCCGGCAAAAACATCGTCTCGCTGTGGATTAG